The Nitrospirota bacterium genome has a window encoding:
- a CDS encoding glycosyltransferase family 39 protein, protein MPFITSKPYLFFILYVIIILIIKIKKDIKNKIPVDTRTFIEILTIPLLTFILTDWLTNIVRVNVDRIRPCTALSGVHLLVGCTQSYSFPSGHASNSFSFAISLVYFMSGRFKKILLIYPIFMATLISVSRVYVGVHYPLDVIGGFFSALAIASLVIMLYRSAQTSYKKSPFETILYYSLLAISIFRIYYILDGPLDLSADEALYWDCSRHPELSYYSKGPFVMYVMYVFTHLFGVNVLAIRLPAVIFTALSSVFIFKLIRLIYGQDIENDSTKKIYEKNDFVALSSALIFQFIPLFATYGVVFTIDSPFVFFWIVSMYLLYKGAVKGKGGWVLLGMCVGLGLSAKYIMGFFYICSFLFLIFTGRKEMLKTLKPYISLLVSLIFFSPVIIWNYQHDWVTLKHTAGHAHLADGFTISPMKLLEFIGSQLGVVTPVIFVLMCIALIKLYRRNKDTESRFLFWFSAPVFIFFLIKSIQGKVQANWSMTAYVTALIAFCRYYLYKSEGLPWMMTFKHTRRFVKSAVIVAVIITAISHYPQILRLPADLDPASRLRGWKVLGHAVDKTLTELKRTGDEVLIFSDKYQVTSELAFYVSGNPNVYCAALGRRMSEYDMWPDINESTKRLRAHKPDVKINALYVTDTADAVNPIVSQAFDRCEQTVFNATERGQTLRTYSIFKCYNFKGINEMRPNSF, encoded by the coding sequence ATGCCCTTTATAACATCAAAGCCTTATTTATTTTTTATCTTATATGTAATCATAATTTTAATAATAAAAATCAAAAAAGATATAAAAAACAAAATACCTGTTGACACACGAACCTTTATTGAGATACTAACAATCCCTCTCTTAACCTTTATACTTACCGATTGGCTTACAAACATTGTCAGAGTCAATGTGGATAGAATACGGCCATGTACAGCTCTTTCAGGTGTGCACCTGCTTGTAGGATGCACACAATCTTATTCTTTTCCTTCGGGACACGCATCTAATTCTTTTTCTTTTGCTATATCTTTGGTTTATTTTATGAGTGGACGTTTTAAAAAAATCTTGCTTATTTATCCAATATTTATGGCAACTCTGATTTCAGTTTCAAGAGTTTATGTTGGAGTTCATTATCCATTGGATGTTATCGGCGGGTTTTTCTCTGCCCTTGCTATAGCCTCTTTAGTTATCATGCTTTACAGGTCAGCTCAAACGTCATATAAAAAATCACCCTTTGAAACAATTTTGTATTATTCATTATTAGCCATTAGCATATTCAGAATATATTATATTTTAGACGGCCCGCTTGATTTAAGCGCTGATGAAGCTTTGTACTGGGACTGCAGCAGACATCCTGAGCTTAGTTACTACTCAAAAGGCCCGTTTGTTATGTATGTTATGTATGTCTTTACTCATTTGTTTGGTGTAAATGTTTTAGCTATCCGTCTGCCTGCTGTTATTTTTACTGCCCTTAGCAGTGTTTTTATCTTCAAACTTATACGACTCATCTACGGTCAAGATATTGAAAATGACAGCACTAAAAAAATTTATGAAAAGAATGATTTTGTTGCCTTATCATCAGCCCTAATTTTTCAGTTCATACCCTTGTTTGCTACATACGGAGTTGTTTTTACAATAGATTCACCTTTTGTATTTTTTTGGATAGTTTCAATGTACCTTCTTTACAAAGGTGCAGTGAAAGGTAAAGGTGGCTGGGTTTTACTTGGCATGTGTGTTGGACTTGGACTTTCGGCAAAATATATTATGGGCTTTTTTTATATTTGTTCTTTTTTGTTTCTCATATTTACTGGCAGAAAAGAAATGCTAAAAACACTAAAGCCATATATATCATTATTAGTAAGTCTTATATTTTTTAGCCCTGTAATAATATGGAATTATCAACATGACTGGGTAACGCTAAAACATACTGCTGGACATGCTCATCTTGCTGATGGCTTTACAATATCACCAATGAAGTTGCTTGAATTTATAGGTTCTCAGTTGGGTGTTGTTACTCCTGTTATTTTTGTACTTATGTGTATTGCATTAATCAAACTCTACAGGAGAAACAAAGACACAGAAAGCAGATTCCTTTTTTGGTTTTCAGCTCCTGTTTTCATATTTTTTCTAATAAAAAGCATACAAGGAAAAGTACAGGCAAACTGGTCTATGACAGCTTATGTTACTGCACTTATAGCGTTTTGCCGCTATTATTTATACAAGTCAGAAGGCCTGCCCTGGATGATGACATTCAAACACACACGTAGATTTGTAAAATCAGCAGTGATTGTTGCCGTTATAATAACGGCCATCAGTCATTACCCTCAAATTCTTAGACTTCCTGCTGACTTAGACCCTGCATCACGTTTACGTGGCTGGAAAGTGTTAGGTCATGCTGTGGATAAAACTCTTACAGAGCTAAAAAGAACTGGCGATGAGGTATTGATTTTTTCAGATAAGTATCAAGTGACATCTGAGCTTGCTTTTTATGTTAGTGGAAATCCTAATGTTTACTGTGCAGCGCTCGGACGCAGGATGAGTGAGTATGACATGTGGCCAGACATTAATGAAAGCACTAAAAGGTTAAGAGCACACAAACCGGACGTAAAAATAAACGCTCTTTATGTTACAGATACCGCTGATGCTGTTAACCCAATAGTCTCACAAGCGTTTGACAGATGTGAACAGACTGTTTTTAACGCAACAGAACGTGGACAAACTCTCAGAACATATTCTATATTTAAGTGTTATAATTTTAAGGGAATAAACGAAATGCGCCCTAATTCGTTTTAA
- a CDS encoding UDP-glucose/GDP-mannose dehydrogenase family protein, which yields MHIGMIGTGYVGLVTGACFSEFGVTVTCVDKDEKKIKSLNKGEIPFYEPGLKDLVNRNVKQGRLFFSTSISEAVLNSQAVFIAVGTPPNEDGTADLSHVFTVAKSIAEHINNYKVIVTKSTVPVGTGKAIIELIASVSGSKLDYDVVSNPEFLREGAAIEDFMRPDRIVIGAETDRAISVMKELYSPLYLIETPFVITNIETAELIKYAANAFLATKISFINEIANLCDKVNANVHDVSRAMGLDGRIGKKFLHPGPGFGGSCFPKDTRALITIANEYNVDLNVVTATVKTNYKQRDIMLQRIIATMDDDVNDKTLAILGLAFKPNTDDLRDAPAIYLIEQLLKRGAKIRAYDPAAMENAKSIISAVTFCTDVYSTIEGADATVLATEWNQFRNLDLTIIKNLMTGPYFFDLRNVYEPKKLTEHGFIHFSVGRR from the coding sequence TTGCATATAGGAATGATCGGAACCGGTTATGTTGGATTAGTGACAGGAGCGTGTTTTTCAGAGTTCGGTGTAACTGTTACGTGTGTTGATAAAGATGAGAAAAAAATTAAATCATTAAATAAAGGTGAGATTCCGTTTTATGAACCAGGGCTAAAAGATCTAGTTAACAGAAATGTTAAACAAGGTCGTCTTTTTTTCAGTACAAGTATTTCTGAAGCGGTTTTGAATTCACAAGCTGTGTTTATAGCAGTTGGAACACCACCTAATGAGGACGGTACGGCTGATTTGTCACACGTCTTTACTGTTGCCAAATCTATTGCAGAACATATAAATAACTATAAAGTTATAGTCACAAAGAGTACAGTACCGGTTGGCACAGGTAAAGCAATTATAGAATTGATAGCAAGTGTATCAGGCTCAAAACTTGATTATGATGTAGTTTCAAACCCTGAGTTTTTACGGGAAGGAGCAGCAATTGAAGATTTTATGCGCCCGGACAGGATAGTTATCGGCGCAGAGACAGACCGTGCTATATCTGTCATGAAAGAGCTTTACAGCCCTCTTTATTTAATAGAAACCCCTTTCGTTATTACTAACATAGAAACAGCCGAACTGATTAAATACGCAGCTAACGCTTTTTTAGCAACAAAGATATCATTTATAAATGAAATCGCAAATCTCTGTGATAAAGTCAATGCAAATGTCCATGATGTTTCAAGAGCAATGGGACTTGACGGAAGAATCGGAAAGAAGTTTTTACATCCGGGACCAGGTTTTGGCGGCTCATGTTTTCCTAAAGATACGAGAGCGCTAATCACTATAGCTAATGAATACAACGTTGACCTGAATGTCGTAACCGCAACCGTTAAAACAAATTATAAGCAGCGTGATATAATGCTTCAAAGAATTATTGCAACTATGGACGATGATGTCAATGATAAAACACTAGCCATTCTTGGACTTGCATTTAAACCAAATACCGATGATTTAAGAGATGCGCCAGCCATATATTTAATAGAACAATTGTTAAAAAGAGGTGCTAAAATAAGAGCATACGATCCAGCAGCAATGGAAAACGCAAAATCAATAATATCTGCCGTAACCTTTTGTACCGATGTTTATAGTACTATAGAGGGAGCCGATGCTACCGTACTCGCCACTGAATGGAACCAGTTCAGGAATCTTGACCTTACAATAATAAAGAATTTGATGACAGGACCATACTTTTTTGACTTGCGAAACGTCTATGAACCTAAAAAACTAACAGAACATGGGTTCATACATTTTTCAGTAGGCCGCAGATAA
- a CDS encoding HDOD domain-containing protein, which produces MDKKIPMIEKLNSKILSNSDFPAMGRTVALVNKQTSSESDVSVTELANTILNDYALSNKLLKMVNTVFYIKYQLEGKINTISRAVYVLGFNQVRNAALSLMLFEHVSSKGIANDLREGMVMSFMTAIIAREVAKQTSVEDVEAAFLCAFFHDLGKLLTIFYLPDEFLKIKDLQAKDPSSEDAAVLSVLGTTFEKIGAYIAKSWHFSTDIIYCMDTTTQTQHSVLTQLDKLRCLTGFSSKICSITYRANQTPEVWARSVSSLLTSYKGCIDLKEEDIITILESSFKETLDYAKNFKFGINDSKFLKRLSFYLAHMGSSISYPEDIIIPQKQYEDIGGIHLLEIQPGDSDDVVDDNPEAVLMKGVQEIANTLLEDYNLNDVLRMILEVLFRGFKFNRVIICIRNSKEPFMDGRFGFGPDLTKIGKSFKFAIDKDSDDVFNLALNQGADILISDITDSRIISKIPAWFTNLIDAQTFVLIPIIVLKTPIGLIYAEKLNANEISISHQLLRFIKTLRNQAVLAIKQRM; this is translated from the coding sequence ATGGATAAAAAAATACCGATGATAGAGAAGTTAAACAGTAAGATACTCTCTAATAGTGACTTTCCAGCTATGGGACGCACTGTGGCACTGGTTAATAAACAGACATCCTCGGAGAGTGACGTTTCTGTCACAGAACTTGCCAACACCATCCTGAACGATTATGCTCTATCTAATAAACTGCTAAAAATGGTTAATACTGTGTTCTACATTAAGTATCAACTTGAGGGGAAAATCAATACAATTTCAAGGGCTGTATATGTATTGGGCTTTAATCAGGTAAGAAACGCTGCACTGTCACTTATGTTGTTTGAGCATGTAAGCAGTAAAGGGATAGCAAATGATTTACGTGAGGGGATGGTTATGTCTTTTATGACAGCAATAATAGCCAGAGAGGTTGCTAAACAAACATCAGTGGAGGATGTTGAAGCAGCGTTTCTTTGTGCCTTCTTCCACGATCTTGGCAAACTTCTTACAATTTTCTATTTACCTGATGAATTCCTTAAAATAAAAGATCTACAGGCGAAAGATCCATCCTCAGAGGATGCAGCAGTGCTCTCTGTATTGGGAACTACATTTGAAAAAATCGGTGCTTATATAGCAAAAAGCTGGCATTTTTCAACCGACATAATATATTGCATGGACACCACAACACAAACACAACACAGTGTCCTTACTCAACTGGATAAACTGCGTTGCTTAACAGGATTTTCCAGCAAGATATGCAGTATCACTTATAGAGCAAATCAGACACCAGAGGTTTGGGCACGTTCTGTTAGTTCACTTCTCACAAGTTATAAAGGATGTATTGACTTAAAAGAAGAGGATATCATAACAATTCTCGAATCGTCTTTTAAAGAAACCCTCGATTACGCTAAAAACTTTAAATTTGGCATAAATGACAGTAAATTTTTAAAGAGACTTTCTTTTTATTTGGCACATATGGGCAGCAGCATTTCATATCCTGAAGATATTATAATTCCTCAAAAACAATATGAAGACATCGGTGGGATACACCTTCTTGAGATACAACCTGGGGACTCTGACGACGTAGTTGACGACAACCCTGAAGCAGTGCTAATGAAAGGTGTACAGGAGATAGCAAATACACTGCTTGAGGATTATAATTTAAACGATGTGCTCAGAATGATACTTGAGGTGTTGTTCAGAGGATTTAAGTTTAACAGAGTTATAATTTGTATAAGAAACTCTAAGGAACCTTTTATGGATGGCAGATTTGGCTTTGGTCCGGATTTAACTAAAATTGGCAAAAGCTTTAAATTCGCAATTGATAAAGACTCTGACGATGTTTTTAATTTAGCGCTGAATCAAGGGGCGGATATACTGATTTCAGACATTACTGATTCAAGAATAATATCAAAAATACCAGCATGGTTTACAAACTTAATAGATGCACAGACGTTTGTATTGATACCCATAATAGTTCTTAAGACACCAATTGGCCTTATCTATGCTGAGAAGCTTAACGCAAATGAAATCTCAATAAGCCACCAGCTTTTAAGATTCATAAAAACCCTCAGAAATCAGGCTGTGTTAGCAATTAAACAAAGAATGTAA
- a CDS encoding glycosyltransferase family 2 protein, with product MALTHMDVSVIIPTINAAGSIRKVAASCFNQKYEDGTPISTEVIVIDSSSSDNTVEIARALGCKTIIIPVSEFNHGDTRNRAASIASGRVLMFMTQDALPVNDTLFAAILKPLTDPLTAAAFARQIPKKNANPVECFSRTFNYPDIGMVKSKDVIGLLGIKTFFFSNVCSAIKREAFTEAGGFPSVIMNEDMMMSSKLIFSGYNVVYEPSALVYHSHNFSLMQQLKRHFDIGVSLKENNLLNYVRPDGEGLRYFMTGLRHFLNDDTQLPTHKLLWLIYFILQTIFRFIGYTAGTHYEKISKPLRKHLSGHPSYFK from the coding sequence ATGGCATTAACTCACATGGATGTAAGTGTAATAATTCCAACTATCAACGCCGCAGGTTCAATTAGAAAAGTAGCCGCCTCGTGTTTTAACCAAAAGTATGAAGACGGAACTCCGATAAGCACTGAGGTAATTGTGATAGACTCCTCATCGTCAGACAATACGGTTGAAATTGCAAGAGCTTTAGGTTGCAAAACAATTATAATCCCTGTCAGCGAATTTAACCATGGGGACACCAGGAACCGTGCAGCATCAATAGCCTCTGGCAGAGTCCTCATGTTTATGACTCAGGATGCCTTGCCCGTTAACGACACGCTTTTTGCAGCTATCTTAAAACCTCTCACTGACCCCCTTACAGCTGCCGCTTTTGCCAGACAGATTCCTAAAAAAAATGCGAATCCGGTAGAGTGCTTTAGCAGAACGTTTAACTACCCTGACATAGGAATGGTTAAAAGTAAAGATGTCATAGGGTTACTTGGTATTAAGACATTTTTCTTTTCAAATGTCTGCTCTGCCATCAAACGGGAGGCATTTACAGAGGCGGGTGGTTTTCCATCGGTCATCATGAATGAGGATATGATGATGTCATCTAAACTGATTTTTTCCGGCTATAATGTCGTCTATGAGCCAAGCGCTCTTGTGTACCATTCACACAATTTCTCGCTGATGCAACAGCTTAAGCGGCACTTTGATATTGGAGTCTCATTAAAGGAAAATAATCTGCTTAACTACGTACGCCCTGATGGTGAAGGACTGAGGTACTTTATGACCGGACTCAGACATTTCCTTAATGATGATACTCAACTCCCTACCCACAAGTTATTATGGCTTATCTACTTTATACTGCAGACAATTTTCAGATTTATAGGCTACACAGCTGGCACACACTACGAAAAAATTTCAAAGCCACTGAGAAAACACCTGAGTGGTCACCCGTCTTATTTTAAATAG